The Streptomyces europaeiscabiei genome window below encodes:
- the rpe gene encoding ribulose-phosphate 3-epimerase yields MAAQINPSILSADFARLADEAKAVEGADWLHVDVMDNHFVPNLTLGVPVVESLARATRTPLDCHLMIEAPDRWAPQYVEAGAGSVTFHAEAAAAPVRLAREIRAKGARASMALRPATPIEPFEDLLPELDMVLIMTVEPGFGGQAFLDIMLPKIRRTRELISKHGLDLWLQVDGGVAASTIERCAEAGADVFVAGSAVYGADDPAEAVRALRAQAEATTATAGWACGH; encoded by the coding sequence AAGCATCCTGTCCGCCGACTTCGCCCGTCTCGCCGACGAGGCGAAGGCGGTCGAAGGCGCCGACTGGCTCCATGTAGACGTGATGGACAACCATTTCGTCCCGAACCTCACGCTCGGTGTGCCGGTCGTGGAGTCCCTGGCCCGTGCGACTCGGACGCCGCTGGACTGCCATCTGATGATCGAGGCCCCCGATCGCTGGGCGCCCCAGTACGTGGAAGCGGGTGCCGGTTCCGTCACCTTCCATGCCGAGGCGGCCGCCGCACCGGTGCGGCTCGCCCGCGAGATCCGGGCCAAGGGAGCCAGAGCCTCCATGGCGCTGAGGCCCGCGACGCCGATCGAGCCTTTCGAGGACCTGCTGCCCGAACTCGACATGGTGCTGATCATGACGGTCGAACCGGGCTTCGGAGGCCAGGCCTTTCTCGACATCATGCTCCCCAAGATCCGGCGGACCCGCGAGTTGATCAGCAAGCACGGCCTCGACCTGTGGCTGCAGGTCGACGGCGGTGTCGCCGCGTCCACCATCGAGCGCTGCGCCGAGGCGGGTGCCGACGTCTTCGTCGCCGGTTCCGCGGTGTACGGGGCGGACGACCCGGCCGAGGCGGTGCGCGCGCTGCGGGCCCAGGCGGAGGCCACGACGGCAACCGCCGGGTGGGCCTGCGGCCACTGA